Proteins from one Naumovozyma castellii chromosome 3, complete genome genomic window:
- the BIO2 gene encoding biotin synthase, with amino-acid sequence MSRISPMLLKRAAFSTSSGGFNATAGKGSTLQNALSKRAARYSWTKEELRDIYYTPLLELVHSAQLQHRKFHDPTKVQLCTLMNIKTGGCTEDCKYCSQSTSNNTGLNAEKLVSLEDVVREAEEAKKNGSTRFCMGAAWRDMNGRKSSLKRISEMVTKVNELGLESCVTLGMVNAEQANQLKDAGLTAYNHNIDTSREHYKNVITTRSYDDRLATIKNVQKSGINACTGGILGLDETQEDHIGFLYTLSNITPHPESVPINRLVPIKGTKIVEELDKPEAKKLDFEDIVRTIATARIVMPTSIVRLAAGRYTMKEYEQFLCFMAGCNSIFTGKKMLTTYCNGWTEDKEMLRRWGMRPMKAFQRASYTLS; translated from the coding sequence ATGTCTCGAATTTCACCAATGCTTCTGAAGAGAGCTGCTTTCTCAACCAGTTCGGGGGGTTTCAATGCTACGGCAGGAAAAGGCTCAACTTTACAAAACGCACTCTCCAAAAGAGCTGCCAGGTATTCATGGactaaagaagaattacGTGATATTTATTATACCCCATTATTAGAATTGGTTCATTCAGCTCAATTGCAACATCGAAAATTCCACGACCCTACGAAGGTGCAATTATGCACACTAATGAATATCAAAACTGGTGGTTGTACTGAAGATTGTAAGTATTGCTCTCAGTCCACTTCAAATAATACCGGCCTTAATGCGGAGAAATTAGTTTCATTGGAAGATGTTGTTCGAGAAGCTGAAGAGGCTAAGAAGAATGGTTCTACAAGATTTTGTATGGGTGCCGCTTGGAGAGATATGAATGGTAGGAAGAGTTCCCTAAAAAGAATTTCTGAGATGGTGACCAAAGTCAACGAGCTTGGGCTGGAATCCTGTGTTACACTAGGTATGGTAAATGCTGAACAAGCGAATCAGTTGAAAGATGCCGGTTTGACAGCCTATAATCACAATATCGATACTTCAAGGGAGCATTACAAAAATGTTATTACCACTAGATCCTACGATGACAGATTGGCAACAATTAAGAATGTTCAAAAATCAGGGATTAATGCTTGTACTGGTGGTATACTTGGATTAGATGAAACTCAAGAGGATCACATTGGATTCTTGTACACTCTTTCTAATATCACTCCACACCCAGAATCAGTTCCTATTAATAGATTAGTTCCAATTAAGGGAACTAAAATTGTTGAAGAGTTAGATAAACCTGAAGCAAAAAAACTTGactttgaagatattgTCAGGACCATTGCCACTGCAAGAATTGTAATGCCAACCAGCATTGTCAGATTGGCAGCAGGGCGTTACACCATGAAAGAATATGAGCAATTTTTATGCTTCATGGCTGGGTGCAACAGTATCTTTACTGGAAAGAAAATGCTGACTACATATTGTAATGGTTGGACAGAAGATAAGGAGATGCTAAGAAGATGGGGTATGAGACCTATGAAAGCATTTCAAAGGGCTAGCTACACTTTATCATGA
- the RTC1 gene encoding Rtc1p (ancestral locus Anc_3.22), with protein sequence MMDPSSSPKKNRYFSSSHHSLPRSLTSFTKADATNSTSQLNKVSHRLSPFSNSYKYFHGNQSGNLTSKDDLNVMEKSKVPTIQGRKKHTTTLKSSGLTYNYLTKKELSSVSPINDPNSNALICAGKTHLGYYKFSPIDKKITLVQDILESNLGSLRHGNGSNLIKRGKKIKLSTIADVKTGFGSSNHYTAICTTSTDISIFDISRNINIENPLLTSLSEHTRSVNSFDFNMVQSNLIISGGQDGCVKIWDLRSNSIKGSSRCDISFNTGSDSIRDVKWMPNYAFNTTQAVPHLTGSPGYKFASIHDSGLLLKFDMRQPGQFEKKINAHTGPGLCLNWHPHENYIATGGRDGKCCLWYVGDRQQLDSNSYTNSNLIPFPELTINTGSPVTKLKFRPAYDADVFNSLLALSSMGEEAEVCIYSLARKYIPKHVLLTSAPSVGLVWWDNKLLFNIDKNNYINGWNIEKEPTVLDNIPKNVTTWRDMDGNGLLSIDQKIGTYENTNVNHTYTYNHKKTLQRADRSSSTNNFNPNGLLNTLKKGANLSMAGDRPLLSKIGTSLSTRSVLQSSKLNSNSNISLNPTTQNQEITDRRNIESPFVITLDLPHILNNIRLSEISNHENLKGLSGAVQIKDSPVEIFKYLARELEFSYTEEKLSDKDMESTFDGFKMEKSSTQNSNNETGLNYENLRENFGLSEKATWINLIGNDINLHKINSTIQADQEDPLARTSTGRSNSSRLYKIKTDETDKTDASSKTSPSSYNSESPVDKEISKLTERIHNTTASRIQKKMEVLIKLVSICAHNSSVYAYIGDLPNFKVWMLIRDSLLWDLKRLNNLSPENVSKGDDDFMGRNNKTYDMSIDSDNGNDENDDENNSSNIERESSTANLSLRKQSVASDYSRFTTSDPESLIEERPQAFNPSSAESQNANASGLNISNLRKQLKGSDKTDTNKVRKSTIETLRELRKIHRNKEDNLNTDVIEEQTLKDAPELRKPVVDESVEPPSSLAHDLVSSATISDTSKGIPIIRKRSERLSFIDTFMTEPHSPKPFIEEHFTNKFKYSSPTFSQNSPRSSGAFSSHNFSHTSSQLALFKKSAPHRLSEGVSIEAPDSISDQLLVEDQTAYLKNENKLAPWNTKKLLRQIYNQAVETGNILLVINMILLFQDLYQVTSMDVVKDSLAHFMSLLHRYELFEIATSLIKYCPWEGIMGSEGGQSTIQLFCDKCGELITNDLSKENFTKEAQKVGNRSPLSRFGHWYCDSCKKPNSLCIFCERPMKKLTMAILQCGHEAHFQCFRSWFLDDGMDICPAGCLGNQLA encoded by the coding sequence ATGATGGACCCATCCTCGTCACCTAAAAAGAATAGGTATTTCTCTTCGAGTCACCATTCTCTACCTAGAAGCCTAACATCATTTACAAAGGCAGATGCTACAAATTCCACCtctcaattgaataaagtATCGCACAGGTTATCTCCATTTTCAAACTCTTATAAGTATTTCCATGGCAATCAAAGTGGAAATCTCACATCTAAAGATGATTTAAATGTCATGGAAAAGTCCAAAGTTCCTACTATACAAGGAAGGAAAAAACATACAACAACACTGAAATCATCGGGTCTTACATACAATTACCTCACAAAGAAGGAACTGTCTAGTGTTAGTCCCATAAATGATCCAAATAGTAACGCATTAATTTGCGCGGGGAAGACTCATCTTGGATATTACAAGTTTTCTCCAATagataagaaaattacTTTAGTACAGGACATATTGGAATCAAATCTTGGATCTTTAAGACATGGGAATGGATCCAATTTGATCAAGAGGGGTaaaaagataaaattaAGCACAATCGCTGATGTAAAAACAGGTTTTGGAAGTTCCAACCATTATACTGCTATTTGCACAACTTCTACCGATATATCTATATTTGATATAAGCAGGAATATTAATATAGAAAACCCTCTGCTTACATCTTTATCTGAGCACACGCGATCTGTAAACAGTTTTGACTTTAACATGGTTCAATCGAATTTAATCATTAGTGGTGGACAAGATGGCTGTGTGAAGATATGGGATTTAAGATCCAATTCTATAAAGGGATCGTCTCGCTGTGATATCAGTTTTAATACAGGGTCAGATTCCATTAGAGATGTTAAATGGATGCCCAATTATGCATTTAACACAACGCAAGCGGTGCCACACTTGACTGGTTCCCCTGGTTATAAATTTGCTTCTATCCATGACTCAGGTTTGCTCTTGAAATTTGATATGCGTCAACCTGgtcaatttgaaaagaagattaaTGCCCATACTGGACCTGGCCTTTGTTTGAATTGGCATCCTCACGAAAATTATATTGCTACAGGAGGTAGAGATGGAAAATGTTGCTTATGGTATGTTGGAGATCGCCAGCAACTCGATTCTAATAGTTATACGAATTCTAATTTGATTCCATTTCCAGAATTAACTATAAATACTGGATCTCCAGTGACTAAGTTGAAATTTCGTCCTGCATACGATGCTGATgtctttaattctttattggCTCTGTCATCAATGGGGGAGGAGGCTGAAGTTTGCATTTATTCCTTGGCAAGAAAATACATTCCTAAACATGTTCTCTTAACTTCAGCTCCATCCGTGGGTCTGGTGTGGTGGGATAACAAGctattattcaatattgataagaacaattatataaatgggtggaatattgaaaaagaacCAACAGTATTGGATAATATACCGAAAAATGTTACAACATGGAGAGATATGGATGGTAACGGATTACTATCAATAGATCAAAAGATAGGAACCTATGAAAATACCAATGTAAACCATACATATACATACAACCACAAGAAAACTCTACAGCGGGCTGATAGATCTAGTTCAACCAATAACTTTAATCCTAATGGGTTACTTAACACTTTGAAAAAAGGGGCAAATCTTTCTATGGCAGGTGACAGACCACTTTTGAGTAAGATCGGAACATCGTTGAGCACAAGAAGTGTTTTACAATCATCAAAGTTGAATAGTAATTCTAACATATCATTAAATCCAACAACCCAGAACCAAGAGATAACTGACAGAAGGAACATTGAATCACCATTTGTAATAACCTTGGATTTACCCCATATTCTAAATAATATTCGTCTTTCAGAAATATCAAACCATGAAAACCTTAAGGGATTGTCAGGTGCTGttcaaataaaagattCTCCAGTTGAGATATTTAAATACTTGGCTagagaattggaattttcGTATACAGAGGAGAAACTATCTGATAAGGATATGGAAAGTACATTCGATGGTTttaaaatggaaaaaagCTCGACCCAGaatagtaataatgaaacagGGCTGAATTATGAAAACCTACGAGAAAATTTTGGTCTCTCAGAGAAGGCAACCTGGATTAATTTGATTGGTAATGATATTAATCTTCATAAGATCAACTCGACAATACAAGCTGATCAGGAAGATCCGTTGGCTAGAACATCTACAGGAAGGTCAAATTCCAGTCGActttataaaattaaaacaGATGAAACAGACAAAACTGATGCTTCTAGCAAGACTTCCCCATCTTCATATAATTCGGAATCGCCTGTCGATAAAGAGATAAGTAAATTGACTGAAAGAATCCACAACACAACAGCATCTAGAATACAAAAAAAGATGGAAgtattaataaaattggTATCAATTTGCGCACATAACTCCTCTGTGTATGCATATATTGGCGATCTTCCTAACTTCAAAGTTTGGATGCTTATCAGGGACTCTTTGCTCTGGGATCTTAAGAGACtaaataatctttcacCAGAAAATGTCTCAAAAGgagatgatgattttatGGGTAGGAATAATAAAACTTATGACATGAGCATTGATAGTGATAATGGCAATGATGAGAACGATGATGAGAACAATTCAAGTAATATAGAAAGGGAAAGTTCAACGGCAAACCTCTCGCTTCGAAAACAATCGGTTGCTTCAGATTATAGTCGCTTTACTACAAGTGACCCAGAATCATTAATAGAAGAAAGACCTCAGGCTTTTAATCCATCTTCTGCCGAGTCCCAAAATGCAAATGCTTCTGGGCTAAATATATCGAATTTGaggaaacaattgaagGGTAGCGACAAGACCGACACTAACAAGGTAAGGAAATCAACAATCGAGACTTTGAGagaattaagaaaaatacaCAGGAATAAGGAAGATAATCTGAACACTGATGTAATAGAAGAACAAACGTTGAAAGATGCGCCAGAACTAAGGAAACCTGTGGTAGATGAATCAGTTGAACCTCCCTCGAGCTTGGCTCATGATTTAGTAAGCTCAGCCACAATAAGTGACACAAGCAAGGGAATTCCAATAATACGGAAAAGATCAGAAAGACTTTCTTTCATAGACACGTTCATGACAGAACCTCATTCACCAAAACCGTTCATTGAAGAGCATTTCACCAATAAATTCAAGTATTCATCACCGACATTCAGTCAAAATAGTCCTCGGAGTTCTGGTGCATTTTCGAGTCATAATTTTAGTCATACATCCTCTCAATTGgcattatttaaaaaatctGCACCACATCGTTTAAGTGAAGGAGTCTCCATAGAAGCACCCGATTCAATTTCTGATCAACTTCTTGTTGAGGATCAAACAGCTTATTTGAAGAACGAAAATAAACTAGCACCTTGGAATACTAAGAAACTATTGAGACAAATTTATAATCAAGCGGTAGAAACAGGTAACATTCTTTTAGTAATAAACATGATATTGTTATTTCAAGATCTTTATCAAGTTACCTCAATGGACGTGGTAAAGGATAGCTTAGCGCATTTCATGTCTTTGCTTCACCGTTATGAGTTGTTTGAAATTGCAACCTCTCTGATAAAATATTGTCCTTGGGAGGGAATCATGGGATCTGAAGGTGGACAATCCACTATACAATTATTTTGTGATAAGTGTGGTGAATTGATCACTAATGATTTATCAAAGGAAAACTTCACCAAGGAGGCGCAGAAGGTTGGAAATCGGTCTCCGCTAAGCAGATTTGGTCACTGGTATTGTGATTCATGCAAAAAACCAAACAGTTTATGTATCTTTTGTGAGCGACCAATGAAAAAGTTGACGATGGCAATATTACAATGTGGACATGAGGCTCATTTCCAATGTTTTAGAAGCTGGTTCCTTGACGATGGGATGGACATTTGTCCTGCGGGATGTTTAGGTAACCAACTGGCTTAA
- the PFS2 gene encoding cleavage polyadenylation factor subunit PFS2 (ancestral locus Anc_3.25), which translates to MDQFSNISPNLPLPATQKKYVTHRRTVDVSSPFTRLYFYRKHGLSTTPVIEPETSYSADILPPDTYKGHSNHRIINLACKFTHLSSNKVKHVIPAITWTPEGRRLVVATYNGEFSLWNGTSFNFESLMQAHDSAVSCIQYSHAGDWMCSGDADGGIKIWQPNFNMVKEFENAHTECIRDISFSNNDSKFVTCSDDNVLKIWNFSNGQVERTLSGHHWDIKSCDWHPEMGLIVSASKDNLVKLWDPRSGQCISTIIKFKHTVLKTRFQPTRGNLLAAISKDKSCRVFDIRHSMKELMCVRDEVDYMTLTWNPINESMFTVGNYDGAMKYFDLLQDLEGPSHVIPYAHDKCVTSMAYNPAGNILASASKDRTIRFWTRAKPVDPNAYDDPTYNNEKVNGWFFGINNNINAVREKTEHGAAPPVLNSTDIPSNLTTTSSSTNTGDFSLPGLTSTTKTGALPGLG; encoded by the coding sequence ATGGATCAATTCAGTAATATTTCACCTAATCTCCCGTTACCAGCAAcacaaaagaaatatgtAACGCATCGAAGGACAGTAGATGTCAGCTCCCCCTTTACCAGACTCTATTTCTATAGGAAACATGGACTCTCGACAACTCCAGTCATAGAACCAGAAACGTCATATTCAGCAGATATTTTACCACCAGATACATATAAGGGACATAGTAATCATCGAATCATTAACCTGGCTTGCAAATTCACACATTTAAGTTCCAATAAAGTAAAACACGTTATTCCTGCTATTACATGGACACCAGAGGGAAGGCGACTTGTTGTTGCTACGTACAATGGTGAATTCTCATTATGGAATGGGacatctttcaattttgaaagtttaATGCAAGCTCATGATTCAGCGGTTAGTTGTATACAGTATAGTCATGCTGGGGATTGGATGTGTAGTGGAGATGCCGATGGAGGTATTAAAATATGGCAGCCAAATTTTAACATGGtcaaagaatttgaaaacgCTCACACAGAATGTATTAGagatatttcatttagTAATAATGATTCTAAATTTGTTACATGTTCGGATGATAAtgttttgaagatttggaatttcaGTAACGGACAGGTGGAGAGGACGTTATCTGGTCACCATTGGGATATTAAGAGTTGTGATTGGCATCCTGAGATGGGATTAATTGTCTCTGCTTCTAAAGATAACCTGGTTAAGTTATGGGATCCAAGATCTGGGCAATGTATTTCAACGATTATCAAGTTTAAACATACAGTACTAAAAACAAGATTTCAACCAACGAGAGGTAACTTACTGGCAGCCATATCTAAAGATAAATCGTGTAGAGTATTTGATATAAGGCACTCAATGAAAGAACTTATGTGTGTAAGAGATGAAGTAGATTATATGACTTTAACATGGAACCCAATTAATGAATCGATGTTCACGGTGGGGAACTATGACGGTGcgatgaaatattttgatttgcTACAGGACCTTGAGGGACCATCTCACGTGATACCGTATGCTCACGACAAATGTGTCACATCGATGGCATATAATCCTGCAGGGAATATATTGGCAAGCGCCTCGAAGGATAGAACAATTCGATTTTGGACAAGAGCTAAACCTGTGGATCCAAATGCATATGATGATCCAACATATAATAATGAGAAAGTCAATGGTTGGTTTTTCGggattaataataatattaacgCTGTAAGAGAGAAAACTGAGCATGGTGCAGCACCACCTGTTCTAAATTCCACGGATATTCCATCTAATTTAACCACCACTTCTTCCTCAACAAATACCGGTGATTTCAGTTTACCTGGCCTGACATCCACCACCAAAACTGGAGCCCTCCCGGGATTGGGTTAA
- the CDC33 gene encoding translation initiation factor eIF4E (ancestral locus Anc_3.20), whose protein sequence is MSVEEVSQKLEAVSVSNDDTPKTVLTDSNNFEVKHPLNSKWTLWYTKPAVDKSESWSDLLRPVTTFETVEEFWAIVQNIPEPHELPLKSDYHVFRGDIRPEWEDEANAKGGKWSFQLRGKGSDIDELWLRTLLAVIGETIDEEDSQINGVVLSIRKGGNKFALWTRSEDEQALRNIGAKFKQVLKLTEDGHLEFFPHSSANERHAQPTIVL, encoded by the coding sequence ATGTCTGTTGAAGAAGTCAGTCAAAAATTAGAAGCTGTTTCTGTCAGTAATGATGACACTCCAAAGACCGTCTTAACTGACagtaataattttgaagttAAACACCCTTTGAACTCTAAGTGGACTTTGTGGTACACCAAGCCTGCGGTAGATAAGTCAGAATCCTGGTCCGATTTATTGAGACCAGTTACTACTTTTGAAACTGTCGAAGAATTCTGGGCTATTGTACAAAATATTCCAGAACCTCATGAACTACCACTAAAATCCGATTATCATGTTTTCCGTGGTGACATTAGACCTGAATGGGAAGATGAAGCTAATGCCAAGGGTGGTAAGTGGTCCTTTCAATTAAGAGGTAAAGGTagtgatattgatgaattgtgGCTAAGAACTTTACTAGCCGTCATCGGTGAAACTATCGATGAAGAAGACTCCCAAATTAACGGTGTTGTGTTAAGTATTAGAAAGGGTGGTAACAAATTTGCATTATGGACCAGGTCCGAAGATGAACAAGCTTTGCGTAACATCGGTGCTAAGTTCAAGCAAGTTTTGAAGTTGACTGAAGATGGACATTTAGAATTTTTCCCTCATTCTTCTGCTAATGAAAGACATGCCCAACCAACCATTGTTTTATAA
- the BSC6 gene encoding Bsc6p (ancestral locus Anc_3.24), translating into MSSGQITPNDFELDQLITEEGNSEEHPTMKELNASITNSGEMKNIMWKDQKVKVYALNYKEVPLVKYQIVACMIMFLVFGFNDQATGSLLPTLTEHYKISTVKVSNIFLLQLFGYTLASLYNETLHRYIGMRGGMITATALCLVFFGILASKPRSFYVYMFCCLPLGLALGIVDSIANVFIGNLVIHKNEMMGIMHSVYGAAAMLTPPLVAHFVEWGHWSLFFLLPVITSFVGMCFIIPAFRFETEAKYDYVCAVAKENEHSDTPEDPDETKFLTLIKNPIILLNSIFLFIYLGAEISTGSWFFSFLLATKSTDKVAMSYIASAYWIGFTLGRLVLGFATDRFFSNQYKASRGYGFLTLFWYTIFVIVGAINYNSKLYFTGLFLVVFFCGFFMGPLFPNASIVTLQILPGNLHIPGISLAVAIGGCGGAALPYMVGVITHLIGIEWTPLLCWIMVAALTVVWASYPRYIKGHDEFL; encoded by the coding sequence ATGAGCTCAGGACAAATAACGCCGAATGACTTTGAACTGGATCAACTAATAACCGAAGAGGGCAACTCCGAAGAACATCCCACTATGAAAGAGCTTAATGCCTCCATCACAAATTCAGGGGAAATGAAGAACATTATGTGGAAAGACCAAAAAGTAAAAGTATATGCTTTAAATTATAAGGAAGTTCCACTTGTAAAGTATCAAATTGTTGCTTGCATGATAATGTTTTTGGTCTTTGGGTTTAATGATCAGGCAACAGGGTCGTTACTGCCGACATTAACTGAGCATTACAAGATATCCACTGTTaaagtttcaaatattttcttattgCAATTGTTTGGCTATACTCTGGCGTCACTCTATAATGAAACTCTACATCGATATATTGGAATGAGAGGTGGTATGATCACTGCTACAGCATTATGTCTAGTCTTTTTCGGCATTTTAGCAAGTAAGCCTCGGAGCTTTTACGTTTATATGTTTTGTTGTCTACCTTTAGGTTTGGCTCTTGGAATAGTAGACTCAATCGCTAATGTGTTCATAGGAAACCTCGTCATCCATAAAAACGAAATGATGGGAATTATGCATTCAGTTTATGGGGCTGCTGCAATGCTTACACCTCCATTGGTAGCTCATTTTGTTGAGTGGGGACATTGGtctctattttttttgctcCCCGTAATAACATCATTCGTGGGAATGTGTTTTATCATACCTGCGTTTAGGTTTGAAACAGAGGCAAAATATGATTATGTTTGTGCCGTTGccaaagaaaatgaacaCAGCGATACTCCAGAAGATCCAGATGAAACTAAATTTCTCActttaataaagaatccaattattttattgaattcgatatttctatttatttatttgggAGCTGAAATTTCCACAGGTTCGTGGTTTTTCTCGTTTTTATTGGCTACCAAATCAACTGATAAAGTTGCTATGTCATATATTGCATCAGCTTACTGGATTGGGTTTACTTTAGGTAGATTAGTGTTAGGGTTTGCCACAGATAGgtttttttcaaatcagtACAAGGCTAGTCGAGGCTATGGCTTTTTGACTTTATTTTGGTATACAATATTTGTCATTGTAGGGGCTATAAATTATAATTCCAAACTGTATTTTACGGGGTTATTCTTGGTGGTTTTCTTTTGTGGCTTTTTTATGGGACCATTATTCCCTAATGCAAGTATAGTTACCTTACAAATATTACCAGGAAATCTACATATCCCAGGAATAAGTCTTGCTGTCGCAATAGGTGGTTGTGGTGGTGCTGCATTACCCTATATGGTTGGGGTGATTACACATttaattggaattgaatgGACACCATTGCTATGTTGGATAATGGTTGCTGCGCTTACCGTAGTATGGGCGTCTTATCCTCGCTATATTAAAGGGCATGATGAATTTTTGTGA
- the NCAS0C04400 gene encoding uncharacterized protein, translating into MARIDKDPVKLPFIYQFISGAVAGMSETIMMYPLDVVKTRFQLQINKKALATSSVAVPKQPEHSSILSCLSKILKEEGFKNLYKGMSPPLLMEVPKRAVKFASNEQFQQIMMKKFKLKEVTSTVTLLAGTFAGITESLIVVPFELVKIRLQDAQSDYRSPIRCTRTIIENQGLFGIYAGFESTIWRNTIWNASYFGLIFQVKKFIPRAKSTTKFQGIRNDFLVGAIAGCMSCFLSVPFDVVKTRMQGSKKTSSGMCYGWAWQSVFLIYRTEGIKGIYKGILPIICRYGPGGGLLLVVFNGVNELFRMSDHYFQTLK; encoded by the coding sequence ATGGCTCGTATTGATAAAGATCCGGTGAAACTTCCATTCATTTATCAATTTATTTCCGGTGCTGTAGCAGGGATGTCGGAAACCATAATGATGTATCCATTAGATGTAGTTAAAACGAGATTTCAATTGCAAATCAATAAAAAAGCATTAGCAACTTCAAGCGTTGCAGTTCCAAAGCAACCTGAACATTCCAGTATTCTTAGTTGTTTGTCCAAAATACTCAAAGAGGAAGGCTTTAAAAACCTATACAAGGGGATGAGCCCACCTCTTCTGATGGAGGTACCTAAACGGGCAGTGAAATTTGCCAGTAACGAACAATTTCAGcagataatgatgaaaaagtTTAAGTTAAAGGAAGTCACTAGTACTGTAACATTATTGGCTGGTACCTTTGCTGGTATAACAGAATCGCTGATCGTTGTTCCATTTGAACTCGTTAAAATTAGATTGCAGGATGCTCAATCGGACTATAGATCCCCCATTAGGTGTACACGTACGATCATTGAAAATCAAGgattatttggaatttatGCAGGCTTTGAATCCACCATCTGGAGAAATACCATTTGGAATGCTAGTTACTTTGGATTGATTTTCCAAGttaaaaaattcattcCCAGGGCTAAGTCTAcaacaaaatttcaaggAATTAGAAATGATTTTCTGGTAGGCGCCATCGCTGGTTGTATGAGTTGTTTCCTAAGTGTCCCATTTGATGTTGTAAAAACAAGAATGCAAGGCTCGAAAAAAACATCTTCAGGGATGTGTTACGGTTGGGCGTGGCAATCCGTTTTTCTGATTTACAGAACGGAAGgaattaaaggaatttACAAAGGTATTTTGCCAATAATATGCCGTTATGGGCCTGGTGGTGGTCTACTTCTTGTTGTATTTAATGGTGTCAATGAGCTCTTCCGAATGTCAGaccattattttcaaaccTTAAAGTAA